The Mycetohabitans endofungorum genome contains a region encoding:
- a CDS encoding EamA family transporter: MSPKDLLLAFVVIAVWGVNFVVIKVGLHGVPPMLLGALRFLLAAFPAVFFVRRPTVPWPLFLAYGATIAFGQLALLFMAMYVGMPAGLASLVLQSQAFFTLVFAALLLGEHWRAHNLLALAIAAIGLAIIGIQGGHAMTVAGFVLTLLAASMWALGNVVMRRIGRVDLLGLVVWSSLIPPLPFLALSFWFEGPAQIWSSLGQISAASVFAVVYLAFVATLLGYSLWGGLLTRYPAAQVAPFSLLVPIVGLSAAALWLGEALTLPQWLGAVLVMGGLLVNVFGRGLSDRLARVRRA, from the coding sequence ATGTCGCCAAAGGACCTGCTGCTCGCGTTCGTTGTGATCGCGGTATGGGGTGTCAATTTTGTCGTCATCAAGGTCGGGCTGCACGGCGTGCCGCCGATGCTGCTCGGTGCGCTGCGTTTCCTGCTGGCGGCTTTTCCCGCCGTGTTCTTCGTCAGGCGGCCAACCGTGCCGTGGCCGCTTTTTCTGGCTTATGGCGCGACCATCGCATTTGGCCAGTTAGCGTTGCTGTTCATGGCCATGTACGTTGGGATGCCTGCCGGACTGGCGTCGCTGGTGCTGCAATCGCAGGCGTTCTTCACACTGGTGTTCGCTGCGCTGCTGCTCGGTGAGCATTGGCGAGCGCACAACCTGCTCGCGCTGGCGATTGCGGCGATTGGGTTAGCAATCATCGGCATACAGGGTGGTCATGCCATGACGGTTGCTGGCTTTGTACTCACGCTGCTCGCGGCATCGATGTGGGCGCTGGGCAATGTCGTGATGCGCAGAATCGGCAGGGTCGACTTGTTGGGGCTGGTGGTCTGGTCCAGCCTGATCCCGCCATTGCCTTTCCTCGCACTGTCCTTTTGGTTCGAGGGGCCGGCGCAGATCTGGTCGTCGCTTGGCCAGATCTCGGCTGCGTCGGTGTTCGCGGTAGTCTACCTGGCATTCGTCGCCACGTTGCTCGGCTACAGCTTGTGGGGTGGCTTGTTGACGCGCTATCCGGCCGCGCAGGTCGCGCCGTTTTCGCTGTTGGTGCCGATCGTCGGGCTGAGCGCCGCGGCGCTGTGGCTCGGCGAGGCGCTCACCCTGCCGCAATGGCTCGGTGCGGTGCTGGTGATGGGCGGCTTGCTGGTGAACGTGTTCGGCCGCGGGTTGAGCGATCGGCTGGCGCGCGTACGCCGAGCTTGA
- a CDS encoding ornithine carbamoyltransferase yields MNAKASTLAKVVVLVSLVPALSACGSLSRSEKHAAIGAAAGGALGYVLTGGPLGTVVGAAAGGLVGAGH; encoded by the coding sequence ATGAACGCGAAGGCGTCGACGCTTGCAAAAGTGGTGGTCCTGGTATCGCTAGTTCCGGCATTGTCCGCATGCGGATCGTTGTCGCGTTCGGAAAAACACGCGGCGATTGGTGCGGCGGCCGGGGGCGCGCTGGGTTATGTGCTAACCGGTGGGCCGCTGGGCACGGTAGTGGGTGCGGCCGCCGGTGGCCTGGTTGGCGCGGGCCATTGA
- a CDS encoding ABC transporter permease subunit, protein MMTHRETPRGVWLDRNMRRPPWGGLILATVLTALPLLPLAHGEPSGAALALASQAAVLIVFALSYDLLLGQTGLLSFGHAMYYGIGALAAARAANAWALSAPWLPVVGGAGAALVAVPAGWLSARRGGVTFAMVTLGLGELVATAASTVPEWFGGVGGVMIDRGAVPGWLGIDFGSTRSAYGLVVAVALASCMLIAWLLRTPLVRVANAVRDNPRRAAFVGVDPSRVRWAMTVIAAFFAGVAGALSVVTFEIATADNASVATCATVLIAVVIGGTGTFAGPVLGAVIYVSIANGLASITRAWPMYVGFFFLFVVVLAPGGLVGAWLHRRVSPSLADSRRARCALPGFSGRRMARVLAVLGMLAGGIAVIQSVYAWRFGDTGADISPGWQAVNGWGIAVAGVVLMAVSSFALRATVPRSSRRVAAGLRSTSAAAAAMASAHASLAAMASTHASAAATGPAVSEVTAPVIVAGAAISAQGQAASTAKQVKPVDPVPAIRPEVPSSPALDVTLDDVHVSYRATPVLRGVRLHVQAGEIHALIGPNGAGKSTVFNVLSGVTQVDRGTVRLDDRAIRRLAAHRIARLGVARGLQTPSLFAQLSVLDNMCCAMLCPRGGPLCRWLQPAAWRGLRKRALDWLQVVGMGDEASARAAQLSYARQRALELAMATASGARLLLLDEPTAGMSRAEAIEALALIRRMADGRTVLLIEHDMDIVFDLADRISVLVDGVVIATGTPAQIRANPSVREAYLGPARAP, encoded by the coding sequence ATGATGACGCATCGCGAGACCCCGCGTGGCGTATGGCTTGACCGCAATATGCGGCGACCGCCGTGGGGTGGGCTGATATTGGCGACCGTGCTCACCGCGCTGCCGCTGCTGCCGCTGGCGCACGGCGAACCGAGCGGCGCGGCGCTGGCGCTCGCGTCTCAGGCGGCCGTGCTGATTGTATTCGCGCTGTCGTACGATTTGTTGCTCGGTCAAACCGGCTTGCTGTCGTTTGGCCACGCGATGTATTACGGCATCGGCGCGTTAGCGGCGGCGCGTGCGGCCAACGCGTGGGCATTGTCCGCGCCGTGGCTGCCGGTTGTCGGCGGCGCAGGTGCGGCGCTTGTGGCAGTCCCGGCCGGGTGGCTCAGTGCGCGCCGGGGCGGCGTGACCTTCGCGATGGTGACGCTAGGGCTCGGCGAACTGGTCGCAACTGCCGCGAGCACGGTGCCGGAATGGTTTGGCGGCGTGGGTGGCGTGATGATCGACCGCGGAGCCGTCCCGGGCTGGCTCGGTATCGATTTCGGTTCGACGCGTTCGGCCTACGGCCTGGTGGTCGCGGTCGCACTGGCCTCGTGCATGCTGATTGCCTGGTTATTGCGCACGCCGCTCGTGCGGGTAGCCAATGCGGTGCGCGACAATCCGCGACGGGCGGCATTCGTCGGCGTAGATCCATCGCGCGTGAGATGGGCGATGACGGTCATCGCCGCGTTTTTTGCCGGCGTCGCCGGCGCGCTGTCAGTGGTGACCTTTGAGATCGCCACTGCGGACAATGCGAGCGTTGCAACATGCGCGACTGTGTTGATCGCCGTGGTGATCGGCGGCACCGGCACGTTTGCTGGTCCTGTACTGGGTGCCGTGATTTATGTGTCGATCGCGAACGGCTTGGCGTCGATCACCCGCGCGTGGCCGATGTACGTTGGCTTCTTTTTCCTGTTCGTTGTGGTACTCGCGCCCGGCGGGCTGGTCGGTGCATGGTTGCATCGCCGGGTGTCGCCATCACTGGCAGACAGCCGGCGTGCGCGATGCGCGCTACCGGGGTTCAGCGGGCGACGCATGGCACGTGTTCTGGCAGTGCTTGGCATGCTGGCCGGCGGTATCGCTGTGATTCAGTCGGTTTATGCATGGCGATTCGGCGATACCGGCGCGGATATCAGTCCGGGCTGGCAGGCCGTCAATGGGTGGGGCATAGCGGTGGCCGGTGTGGTATTGATGGCGGTGTCGTCGTTCGCGCTGCGTGCCACGGTGCCGCGTTCGTCGCGCCGGGTTGCGGCGGGCTTGCGTTCGACCTCTGCTGCTGCGGCAGCCATGGCTTCGGCTCATGCTTCTTTGGCAGCGATGGCTTCAACCCATGCTTCTGCGGCAGCCACGGGGCCAGCCGTATCCGAAGTCACCGCACCAGTCATCGTCGCAGGCGCTGCCATCAGTGCGCAGGGGCAAGCAGCCAGTACGGCGAAACAAGTGAAACCAGTGGATCCCGTGCCGGCGATACGGCCGGAAGTGCCGAGCAGCCCGGCGCTCGATGTGACGCTGGACGACGTCCATGTCAGTTATCGCGCGACACCTGTGTTGCGCGGCGTGCGACTGCACGTGCAGGCCGGCGAGATCCATGCGTTGATCGGTCCGAATGGCGCAGGCAAGTCAACGGTATTCAACGTGCTCAGCGGCGTCACGCAGGTCGATCGGGGCACCGTGCGCCTCGACGATAGGGCGATCCGGCGGTTGGCGGCGCATCGGATCGCCCGCCTCGGCGTCGCGCGGGGCTTGCAGACCCCCAGCTTGTTCGCGCAATTGTCGGTACTGGATAATATGTGCTGTGCGATGCTTTGCCCGCGCGGCGGGCCGCTTTGTCGCTGGCTACAGCCTGCTGCATGGCGCGGTCTGCGTAAGCGCGCACTCGACTGGCTACAGGTGGTGGGCATGGGCGATGAGGCTAGCGCCCGTGCCGCGCAACTGAGCTATGCCCGACAACGCGCGCTTGAGTTGGCCATGGCCACGGCCAGTGGTGCACGACTGCTGTTGCTGGACGAGCCGACTGCCGGCATGAGCCGGGCAGAGGCCATCGAGGCGCTTGCCTTGATCCGCCGGATGGCAGACGGACGCACGGTCCTGCTAATCGAGCACGACATGGACATAGTGTTCGATCTTGCAGATCGGATTTCGGTGCTGGTCGATGGCGTGGTCATTGCCACCGGTACGCCGGCGCAGATCCGCGCCAATCCGAGCGTGCGCGAGGCCTACCTGGGCCCTGCGCGTGCGCCATGA
- a CDS encoding glutamine--tRNA ligase/YqeY domain fusion protein, with amino-acid sequence MNIERKDARSGAQPGQHPVTPAGAPPGGSGPGAPTNASAEPAAASNFIRNIIDDDNRSGKWGQRVETRFPPEPNGYLHIGHAKSICVNFGIARDYGGVCHLRFDDTNPEKEDVEYVNSIIDAVRWLGFDWQKDGREHLYFASDYYDKLYAFAELLIQRGKAYVDSQSAEQMRATRGTLIEPGTPSPYRDRTPEENLALFRRMKAGEFAEGAHVLRAKIDMASPNINMRDPVIYRIRFAHHYRTGDAWCVYPMYDYTHCICDALENITHSLCTLEFEDHRPLYDWFLAELADAGVFTRPLPQQIEFSRLNLTYVVTSKRKLLQLVEGKHVDGWDDPRMPTIVGLRRRGFTPESIRLMCERTGLTKVNSWIDFGLLEAALREDLDEKAPRAIAVLDPLKLIVDNYPQDSEELCSAPVHPHHPERGTRTFPFSRELWIEREDFNENPPKGYFRLFPGNRVRLRYGFVVECTGVDKDDHGNIVAVHCHYFADSKSGTEGSNHYKVKGNIHWVSAAHAYHAEVRLYDRLFKEPQPDAGGRDFLEALNPDAKRVVTAYLEPGAQQFLPEDRTQFERHGYFVADRVDSVPGQPVFNRIVSLRDSWGKSA; translated from the coding sequence ATGAATATCGAACGCAAAGACGCAAGATCGGGCGCCCAGCCCGGCCAACACCCTGTCACCCCTGCTGGCGCGCCGCCAGGCGGCAGCGGTCCGGGCGCGCCAACGAACGCATCGGCCGAACCGGCCGCCGCGTCGAACTTCATCCGCAACATCATCGACGACGACAACCGGTCCGGGAAGTGGGGCCAACGGGTCGAGACGCGCTTCCCGCCGGAGCCGAACGGCTACCTGCACATCGGTCACGCCAAGAGCATCTGCGTGAATTTCGGCATCGCGCGCGACTACGGCGGCGTTTGCCACCTACGCTTTGACGATACGAACCCGGAAAAGGAAGATGTCGAGTATGTGAACTCGATCATCGACGCGGTCCGGTGGCTCGGCTTCGATTGGCAGAAGGACGGTCGCGAGCACCTGTACTTCGCCAGCGACTACTATGACAAGCTGTACGCGTTCGCCGAGCTGCTGATCCAGCGCGGCAAGGCCTATGTGGACAGCCAGAGCGCGGAGCAAATGCGCGCCACGCGCGGCACACTGATCGAGCCGGGCACGCCGTCACCGTATCGCGACCGCACGCCGGAGGAAAACCTGGCGCTGTTTCGCCGGATGAAGGCGGGCGAATTCGCCGAAGGCGCGCATGTGTTGCGCGCCAAGATCGACATGGCGTCGCCGAACATCAACATGCGCGACCCGGTCATCTACCGAATCCGCTTCGCCCATCACTATCGCACCGGCGACGCATGGTGCGTGTATCCGATGTACGACTACACGCACTGCATCTGCGATGCGCTGGAGAACATCACGCATTCGCTGTGCACGCTCGAGTTCGAGGATCATCGGCCGCTGTACGACTGGTTTCTCGCGGAGCTGGCCGATGCCGGCGTCTTCACGCGTCCGCTGCCACAGCAAATCGAGTTTTCGCGGCTCAACCTAACGTACGTAGTCACGAGCAAACGCAAGCTGCTGCAGCTGGTTGAGGGCAAGCACGTGGACGGCTGGGACGATCCGCGCATGCCGACAATCGTCGGGTTGCGCCGTCGGGGCTTCACGCCGGAGAGCATCCGGCTGATGTGCGAACGCACCGGGCTGACCAAAGTTAACTCGTGGATCGATTTCGGACTACTCGAGGCGGCGCTGCGCGAGGATCTGGACGAGAAGGCGCCTCGCGCGATCGCCGTACTCGATCCGCTCAAGCTTATCGTGGACAACTATCCGCAGGATAGTGAAGAACTATGCAGCGCACCGGTGCATCCCCATCACCCGGAGCGCGGCACGCGGACCTTTCCGTTCTCGCGGGAGCTGTGGATCGAGCGCGAGGACTTCAACGAAAACCCACCAAAGGGCTATTTCCGGCTGTTCCCGGGCAATCGCGTGCGGTTGCGCTATGGTTTCGTCGTCGAATGCACGGGCGTGGACAAGGATGATCACGGCAACATCGTCGCGGTGCATTGCCACTATTTCGCGGACAGCAAGTCAGGGACCGAAGGTTCAAACCATTACAAGGTCAAGGGCAACATTCATTGGGTCAGCGCCGCGCATGCGTACCACGCCGAGGTGCGCCTGTACGACCGGCTGTTCAAGGAGCCGCAGCCAGATGCCGGCGGTCGCGACTTCCTCGAGGCGCTGAACCCGGATGCTAAGCGCGTGGTGACTGCCTACCTGGAGCCAGGCGCACAACAGTTCCTGCCCGAGGACCGGACTCAGTTCGAGCGGCACGGCTACTTTGTCGCCGACCGTGTCGATTCGGTGCCCGGCCAGCCGGTGTTCAACCGGATCGTTAGCCTGCGCGACAGCTGGGGCAAATCCGCGTAA
- the alaS gene encoding alanine--tRNA ligase, translating into MKAAEIREKFLKFFESKGHTIVRSSSLVPANDPTLLFTNSGMVQFKDVFLGTETRPYSRATTAQRSVRAGGKHNDLENVGYTARHHTFFEMLGNFSFGDYFKRDAIHYAWELLTRVYQLPPEKLTVTVYHEDDEAYDIWANEIGVPLERIIRIGDNKGARYASDNFWQMAETGPCGPCSEIFYDHGPQVWGGPPGSADEEGDRFIEIWNLVFMQFNRDAQGNLTPLPKQCVDTGMGLERLAAVLQHVHSNYEIDLFQRLIAAAARETGVSDLAHNSLKVIADHIRACGFMIVDGVIPGNEGRGYVLRRIVRRAIRHGYKLGRKRPFFHRLVEDLVGEMGTAYPELKAAQQRVTDVLRQEEERFFETIEHGMSILDAALSELAARGAKVLDGELAFKLHDTYGFPLDLTADVCRERGIGVDEVAFDEAMARQREQARAAGKFRMAQALDYTGGKTTFHGYDKHVFDDAKVVAVYADGTAVPSLRAGQQGVVVLDQTPFYAESGGQVGDQGTISNATVRFAVSDTLKVQANVVGHHGILEQGELKVGDVVSARIDAERRARTARNHSATHLMHKALREVLGPHVQQKGSLVDPDKTRFDFSHNAPLSDDEIRRIEALVNAEVLANTPGIARVLPFDDAVKSGAMALFGEKYGDEVRVLDLGFSRELCGGTHVQRTGDIGLFKIVFEAGVAAGIRRVEAITGDNALRYVQDLESTLAGAAAALKVQPAELTPRIAQVQDQLKAQEKELAQLKSKVASSQGDELASQAVDVAGMRVLAAQLEGADVKTLRETVDKLRDKLKHAAIVLASVDGGKISLIAGVTTDASQKIKAGELVNFVAQQVGGKGGGRADMAQAGGTDPSKLSAALSGVREWVQAQL; encoded by the coding sequence ATGAAAGCCGCTGAAATCCGCGAGAAGTTCCTGAAGTTCTTTGAATCGAAGGGCCATACGATTGTTCGCTCGTCGAGCCTGGTGCCTGCCAACGATCCAACGCTGCTATTTACCAATTCCGGCATGGTGCAGTTTAAGGACGTGTTTTTGGGCACCGAGACGCGACCGTACTCGCGGGCCACGACCGCGCAGCGCAGCGTGCGAGCCGGCGGCAAGCACAATGACCTGGAGAACGTCGGCTATACCGCTCGGCACCATACGTTCTTCGAGATGCTGGGCAACTTCTCGTTCGGCGACTACTTCAAGCGCGACGCGATTCACTATGCGTGGGAGCTGCTCACGCGTGTTTACCAGTTGCCGCCAGAGAAGCTGACCGTGACCGTCTACCACGAGGACGACGAGGCGTACGACATCTGGGCCAACGAAATTGGCGTGCCGCTCGAGCGGATCATCCGCATCGGTGACAACAAGGGTGCGCGCTATGCCTCGGACAATTTCTGGCAAATGGCCGAGACCGGTCCCTGTGGCCCGTGCTCGGAGATCTTCTATGATCACGGCCCGCAGGTGTGGGGCGGGCCGCCCGGATCGGCCGACGAGGAGGGCGACCGCTTCATCGAGATCTGGAACCTTGTGTTCATGCAATTTAACCGCGATGCGCAAGGCAACCTGACGCCGTTGCCCAAGCAGTGTGTCGATACCGGCATGGGCCTGGAGCGGCTCGCCGCGGTATTGCAGCACGTGCACAGCAACTACGAGATCGATTTGTTCCAACGGCTGATTGCCGCGGCGGCTCGCGAAACCGGCGTGTCGGATCTCGCGCACAACTCGCTGAAGGTGATCGCCGACCATATCCGCGCGTGCGGCTTCATGATCGTTGACGGTGTGATCCCGGGCAATGAGGGGCGCGGCTACGTGCTGCGCCGCATTGTACGCCGCGCGATCCGCCACGGCTACAAGCTGGGTCGCAAGCGCCCGTTCTTTCATCGACTAGTCGAGGATCTGGTCGGCGAGATGGGGACCGCGTATCCGGAACTGAAGGCGGCGCAGCAGCGCGTGACTGACGTACTGCGCCAGGAAGAGGAGCGTTTTTTTGAGACGATCGAGCACGGGATGTCGATTCTGGACGCCGCGTTGTCCGAGCTTGCGGCGCGCGGTGCGAAAGTGCTCGACGGTGAACTTGCATTCAAACTGCACGATACGTACGGCTTCCCGCTGGACCTGACAGCGGATGTGTGCCGTGAGCGGGGCATCGGCGTCGATGAGGTGGCGTTCGACGAAGCGATGGCGCGCCAGCGCGAGCAGGCGCGTGCGGCGGGCAAGTTCCGGATGGCCCAGGCGCTCGACTACACGGGCGGTAAGACGACATTCCACGGCTACGACAAGCACGTGTTCGACGATGCCAAGGTCGTTGCGGTGTATGCCGATGGCACGGCGGTGCCGTCGCTGCGGGCGGGCCAGCAGGGTGTGGTCGTGCTTGACCAAACGCCTTTCTATGCGGAGTCGGGCGGCCAGGTTGGCGACCAGGGGACGATCAGCAATGCGACGGTGCGCTTTGCCGTGTCCGACACGTTGAAGGTCCAGGCCAACGTGGTCGGCCACCACGGTATCCTCGAGCAGGGTGAGCTGAAGGTCGGCGATGTCGTCAGCGCCCGTATCGATGCCGAGCGGCGCGCCCGCACCGCACGCAATCACTCGGCGACGCACCTAATGCACAAGGCGCTGCGCGAGGTGCTGGGTCCGCATGTGCAGCAAAAGGGCTCGCTGGTCGATCCAGATAAGACCCGTTTCGATTTCTCGCACAATGCGCCGCTCAGCGACGACGAGATTCGTCGCATCGAGGCGTTAGTCAACGCCGAGGTGTTGGCCAATACGCCGGGCATCGCGCGGGTGTTGCCGTTCGACGATGCGGTCAAGTCGGGTGCGATGGCGCTGTTCGGCGAAAAGTATGGCGACGAGGTTCGCGTGCTCGACCTGGGGTTCTCGCGAGAGTTGTGCGGCGGCACGCATGTGCAGCGCACTGGCGACATCGGTTTGTTCAAGATCGTGTTCGAAGCAGGGGTGGCGGCCGGCATCCGTCGTGTCGAGGCGATCACCGGTGACAATGCGCTGCGCTATGTGCAGGACCTGGAGTCGACGCTCGCGGGGGCTGCTGCGGCATTGAAAGTCCAGCCGGCGGAACTGACGCCGCGCATCGCGCAGGTGCAGGACCAGCTCAAGGCGCAGGAAAAGGAGCTCGCACAACTCAAATCGAAGGTCGCGTCGAGCCAAGGCGACGAACTGGCGAGCCAGGCGGTCGACGTGGCGGGCATGCGCGTGCTGGCGGCTCAGCTCGAAGGCGCCGATGTGAAGACGCTGCGCGAAACGGTCGACAAGCTGAGGGACAAGCTCAAGCATGCCGCGATCGTGCTGGCGAGCGTTGACGGCGGCAAGATTAGCTTGATCGCCGGCGTGACGACCGACGCGAGCCAGAAGATCAAGGCCGGCGAGTTGGTCAACTTTGTTGCGCAGCAGGTCGGCGGCAAGGGCGGCGGCCGTGCGGACATGGCGCAGGCGGGCGGCACCGATCCGTCGAAGCTGTCGGCGGCGCTCTCCGGCGTCAGGGAATGGGTCCAGGCGCAGCTGTAA
- a CDS encoding CoA transferase, giving the protein MGALTYLRVLAPTRVLADPGSAQTVADFSADVIQKFVFGGNNS; this is encoded by the coding sequence ATGGGAGCCCTGACTTACCTGCGCGTATTGGCCCCGACGCGCGTGCTCGCCGATCCCGGGTCCGCACAAACGGTGGCGGACTTCAGCGCGGATGTGATCCAGAAGTTCGTGTTCGGCGGCAACAACTCATGA
- a CDS encoding branched-chain amino acid ABC transporter permease translates to MQSFVVVLLNGLSYGLLLFLLCAGLTLVFSLMGVMNFAHASFYMLGAYIGYTVARYGGFAAALILAPAAVAGLAAAFELGVLRRVHRHGPLAQLLATFSLAYLIAEFVQLGWGRSPLPAVVPQWLDGALVNWHAVAFSRLRAFMMAISAGVLGLCALLLRYSRIGLVIAAARTHPHAVQVLGHDVARVQTQVFAGGAALAAVAGVLGGVAFVTDTSMAETLGSIVFVIVVAGGMGSLAGTFVASLLFGIVQTLLVGLDIRLGALLHWVLPMVGDAGAWSRITLAQLAPVTPFVLLIIVLALRPGGLVRGHAEPDT, encoded by the coding sequence ATGCAATCGTTCGTTGTCGTATTGCTCAATGGCCTGAGCTATGGGTTGCTGTTGTTCCTGTTGTGTGCCGGGTTGACACTTGTGTTCAGCTTGATGGGCGTGATGAACTTTGCGCATGCGAGTTTCTACATGCTCGGTGCCTACATCGGCTACACGGTCGCGCGCTACGGTGGCTTTGCCGCCGCGTTGATCCTCGCGCCGGCCGCGGTGGCCGGCCTGGCTGCCGCTTTCGAGCTTGGCGTGCTGCGCCGCGTGCACCGTCACGGGCCACTTGCCCAGTTGCTGGCGACCTTTAGCCTGGCGTATCTGATCGCCGAGTTTGTGCAATTGGGATGGGGCCGCTCGCCGTTGCCCGCCGTCGTGCCGCAGTGGCTCGATGGCGCACTGGTGAATTGGCATGCGGTGGCATTCTCTCGTCTTCGCGCCTTCATGATGGCGATCTCCGCTGGCGTGCTCGGCCTCTGTGCGCTGCTGCTGCGGTATTCCCGCATCGGCCTGGTGATCGCGGCCGCGCGCACGCATCCGCACGCCGTGCAGGTGCTGGGCCATGACGTCGCTCGTGTGCAAACTCAGGTGTTCGCGGGCGGCGCGGCGCTTGCCGCGGTGGCCGGCGTGCTCGGCGGCGTGGCATTCGTTACGGATACGTCGATGGCCGAAACGCTGGGTTCGATCGTGTTCGTGATCGTCGTGGCTGGTGGAATGGGTTCGTTGGCTGGTACATTCGTCGCGTCGTTATTGTTCGGCATCGTGCAGACGCTGCTTGTCGGACTCGACATACGGCTCGGCGCACTGCTCCATTGGGTGTTGCCGATGGTAGGCGACGCCGGCGCATGGAGCCGTATCACGTTAGCACAGCTCGCGCCAGTGACGCCCTTTGTATTGCTGATCATCGTGTTGGCATTGCGTCCGGGCGGGCTAGTGCGTGGTCATGCGGAGCCGGACACATGA
- a CDS encoding YbfB/YjiJ family MFS transporter, which translates to MPSPLPSQAPDSRVGGHRVRPLAQAPADTAPAWTALACAMALAVALGVGRFAFTPLLPVMLHDGLIDIAGGGWLASFNYAGYFVGAVTCAALRADPARMIRGGLVATVVLTAAMGLTDAFWAWAALRAMAGVISAWTVVFASQWGLRQLARTGAVRWSGVIYTGPGVGILITGLATRAVTHDGAATGWLSFALLSAALSALVWRRFAAERPTGDGRMGATSHGSAASQLVPPSPSMRIARADAYWLCGLYSLAGFGYIMTATFLPVIARQALPAGSPWPDLFWPVFGAAIIPGALLGARLPAHWDNRLSLAICYVMQAAGIGLGIALPTLAGFALGSLLVGLPFTAITLFAMREARRLHGERAAGLMGYATAAYGLGQIAGPLVAAPIAARTGSFSPALGLALAALLLGAALLVAVARAAGARER; encoded by the coding sequence ATGCCGAGCCCGCTGCCGTCCCAAGCGCCGGACTCGCGCGTGGGCGGGCATCGGGTGCGGCCGTTGGCGCAGGCCCCAGCGGACACCGCGCCGGCATGGACGGCATTGGCCTGCGCGATGGCCCTCGCGGTGGCGCTTGGCGTCGGACGGTTCGCGTTCACGCCGCTGCTGCCGGTGATGCTGCATGACGGGCTGATCGACATCGCCGGCGGCGGCTGGCTCGCGTCGTTCAACTACGCTGGCTATTTCGTGGGCGCGGTGACGTGTGCGGCGCTGCGTGCGGACCCCGCGCGGATGATACGCGGCGGGCTCGTTGCTACGGTCGTGCTGACTGCAGCGATGGGCCTGACCGATGCGTTCTGGGCGTGGGCGGCGCTGCGCGCGATGGCGGGCGTGATCAGCGCATGGACGGTCGTGTTTGCATCGCAATGGGGCTTGCGGCAGCTGGCCCGTACCGGTGCCGTGCGCTGGAGCGGGGTGATCTATACCGGGCCGGGTGTCGGGATTCTGATCACCGGGCTGGCAACCCGTGCCGTGACGCACGACGGCGCGGCGACCGGCTGGCTGAGCTTTGCCTTGCTGTCGGCGGCGCTGTCCGCGCTCGTGTGGCGGCGATTCGCGGCCGAACGCCCAACGGGCGACGGCCGGATGGGGGCCACGTCCCACGGATCCGCGGCGTCTCAACTCGTGCCACCGTCACCGTCCATGCGCATCGCGCGTGCCGACGCGTACTGGTTGTGCGGGCTCTATAGCTTGGCTGGATTCGGCTACATCATGACCGCGACGTTCCTGCCGGTCATCGCGCGACAGGCGCTGCCCGCCGGCTCGCCATGGCCTGATCTGTTTTGGCCGGTGTTCGGGGCGGCGATTATTCCGGGCGCGCTGCTGGGCGCACGGCTGCCGGCACACTGGGACAATCGGCTGTCGCTGGCGATCTGCTACGTGATGCAGGCCGCGGGCATCGGGCTTGGCATCGCATTACCGACGCTCGCGGGTTTCGCGCTCGGTAGTTTGCTGGTCGGGCTGCCGTTCACGGCGATCACGCTGTTTGCGATGCGCGAGGCGCGCCGCCTGCACGGCGAAAGGGCCGCTGGACTGATGGGCTATGCGACCGCCGCCTATGGCCTCGGGCAGATCGCTGGGCCGCTGGTGGCCGCGCCGATCGCTGCGCGCACAGGATCGTTCTCGCCCGCACTCGGGCTCGCGCTGGCGGCGCTGTTGCTCGGCGCGGCCCTGTTGGTGGCGGTGGCCCGTGCGGCAGGGGCGCGCGAGCGCTAA